Sequence from the Methanocaldococcus sp. genome:
ATTTGCGTCATCAGATGTTATATTTATGGAAGATAAGAGAAGGATGATTATGGAATTACACAAAAGAGTTATGGAGTTTATCAAGGGAAATAAAAAAGAGGAATAAAAATTTTATATAGTTTAACATCTCTATAACTATTTATAACTATTAATTAAAATATTTTTGGTGATACTTAATGACAGAAGAGCAAAATAATGAACAAAAAAGGAGACTTACTGGAAAAATGAAGAGGATGCTTAGAGCTAAAGCTCACCATTTAGAGCCTGTTGTTTGGGTTGGAAAGGAAGGTAGTGAGAAGGTTATTAAGGAAGTTGATAGGCAGTTGAAAGCGAGAGGGTTAATAAAAGTTAAGGTTAGAAAAACTGCCTTACTATATGAAGACAAATATGAAATTGCAGATAAACTTTCTAAGGCGTGTGATGCAGAGGTTGTTAGTGTAGTAGGACATGTTATAACATTATTTAGACCAAGAGAGGGATGGAAAAAATATTTATCTAAGAAACCTAAGAAAAAAGTCAAAAAAGATGAGAAAATTATTGAATTGTTTGAAAAATTTAAAAAAAAGGCAATTAAAGAATAAAAAATAAAAAGATATTACTAATAGAGGGAAAAAATGAAAAAAATCTATTTAATATTAATAATTCTTTTTGTTGTTTTAATTGGAATTGTAGGAGCCACTATATTGGTAGTTATGAGTTTATCAAATGAAAGTATAAATTTATTTGGAGGAGAGAAAATAGCAAAGGTTTATCTATGCAATGAAATTTATTTTAATTATGATCAAGATTCTGGATTATTATTTGGTAATAAAAAAGATGCGAGATATTACATTAATTTATTAGATAGATTAGAAAAAGATGACTCAGTTAAAGGAGTTTTACTTATAGTTAATTCTCCGGGTGGTGAAGTTATAGCCAGTGAAAAATTGGCAAGAAAAGTAGCAGAACTTGCAAAGAAAAAGCCAGTAGTTGTTTATGTTGAAGGATTAGATGCTTCAGGGGCTTATATGGTTTCAGCACCAGCCAACTATATAGTTGCTGAGAAGGATTCAATAGTTGGAAGTATTGGAGTTAGAATGGACATAATACATTACTATGGCTTGATGAAAAAACTTGGAATAAATGTAACTACAATAAAGGCAGGAAAGTATAAAGATATTGGCTCTCCATTTAGACCTATGACTAAAGAAGAATATGAGTACTTACAAAAGATGATAAATGAAACATATATGGATTTTATTAGATGGGTTGCAAAATATAGGCATTTCTCAATAAATTACACTCTAAAAATAGCAGATGGTAAAATATACACCGGAGAAGATGCTAAAAAAGTGGGATTAGTTGATGAAGTTGGAACAGAAGAAACTGCATTGAAAAAATTGGAAGAACTTGCAAATGTCTCAAATCCAGAAATTGTAGAGTATGGATTAAATGAAGATAATGGATTATTATTTAAATTAACATACTACTTAGGATATGGTATTGGAAAAGGTCTTGGAGAAGTTTTATATTCAGCAGGAATTAGAGATGAGAAAATTTTATTACATTAAACTAAAATTTTTTTATAAGTAAATGAAAACAATAATTATTAAATAATTACTATTTTAAATTTGGTGAAAATATGAAATATAATTTAAATATCCTTAAAATAAGGGCAAATTTAATAAAATATATAGAGGTCGATGAAATAGAAAATTTACCAAAGGTTAAAATTAAAAGTGTTGAGGAATTTCTTGAATCTCACAGAGTCCTTGGAAAAAATGTAATTTACAGATATGAAGATAATATTGAGCAAATATTTTTCTTTGTGGATAATGGCGTTATATTTTATATTCCTGCTAATGGATTTAAATCATTGTCAGATATGATAGAAGCTAAATCATTAGGTTTAAGTGCTGAAGAATATTACGAATATTTACAATTTGAAAATCTTGAAGAATATAAAAAATATAAATCTTCTGGATTTAAAAATATTGAAGATTACAAAAAAGCAAAAGAACTTGGATTTATAGATGGACTTAAAAAACTTGAAGAAGAAGGTATAGCAAAAAAAGTTGATGATAAATATAGTATATATTATCTTTATAATGGAATATTAGAAGAAAGGAAATTTTCAAATGACGCTGAACTCTATTATTTTGCATTAGAAAGAGGGTTTAAGAATTTTGATGAATTAGTTGAAGCACTAAAAGCAGGTTTTGGTGATTATAATGAATATCAGGATGCCTTAAAAAGAGGATTTAAAGATGCCTATGAATATAATGATGCATTATTTAGAGGTTTTAAAAATGCAGAAGAATATAGAATAGCAAAAACTCTCGAGATTTCAAGCGAAAAGGAGTTTAAGGAGTATAAAGAATTAAAAAAAATTTGTGAAAACTTTGAGTTAGAAACATTTGAAGAGGGATATTTATTAAAGATTTTAATGGATATGAAATTAGATGAAACTATAAGTCTCAAAGATTTATATAATAAATTAAAAGAAAAAGAAAAATTAATGAAGATAAAAAAAGATATGTTAAGTAAGATTCTTGGTATTTCAGGGCCTTCTTGGTATTCTACAAAATTTACTACAATAGATGATTTAGAGGAATATTTAGAAAATAGCGAAATTATTTCCTTACTTGGTGAATATATTAAAGAGAAAAAAATATTTAAAAGGACATATCCACCAAAGCCTTCAAGAAGGATTGTTATTATTGATGCTATAACTGTTTTAGAAAATATATCTAATCTTTCATCTAAATCAATAGAAAATCTTATTAAAAAAATTAAAGATGCAGGATTTAAAAACATAATAGTTGTCATAGATATGGAAACATACTATAAGATTAAAGAAAAGGACATTTGGAAGTATTTAATTGATAAATGTAAAATTAAAAGAGTTGAATCAAAAGATGAAGCTTATGACTTTATAATTGATTATATAAAAAACTTTGGTGCATTAGTTATAAGTAATGCATCATTTAAAGATTATATAATGAAGAATTCAAAATATCCATCATACAAAGAAATTAAAGATTACATCATTCCATTTACGATAAAAGATGGAAATATTAATATAGATATTGAATTGTTGAGAAAGATATATTCTGAATTATGTCTAAAAAGATTGGAAAAAATAAAAGAATCTGTGGTAGTATGAGAGTAAGGATTAGAGATTTTATAGAAACTAATGAAGGATTATACTTTGCTGTAAATTCATACTATCATCCAG
This genomic interval carries:
- the yhbY gene encoding ribosome assembly RNA-binding protein YhbY, with amino-acid sequence MTEEQNNEQKRRLTGKMKRMLRAKAHHLEPVVWVGKEGSEKVIKEVDRQLKARGLIKVKVRKTALLYEDKYEIADKLSKACDAEVVSVVGHVITLFRPREGWKKYLSKKPKKKVKKDEKIIELFEKFKKKAIKE
- the sppA gene encoding signal peptide peptidase SppA, whose amino-acid sequence is MKKIYLILIILFVVLIGIVGATILVVMSLSNESINLFGGEKIAKVYLCNEIYFNYDQDSGLLFGNKKDARYYINLLDRLEKDDSVKGVLLIVNSPGGEVIASEKLARKVAELAKKKPVVVYVEGLDASGAYMVSAPANYIVAEKDSIVGSIGVRMDIIHYYGLMKKLGINVTTIKAGKYKDIGSPFRPMTKEEYEYLQKMINETYMDFIRWVAKYRHFSINYTLKIADGKIYTGEDAKKVGLVDEVGTEETALKKLEELANVSNPEIVEYGLNEDNGLLFKLTYYLGYGIGKGLGEVLYSAGIRDEKILLH